Proteins encoded by one window of Cylindrospermum stagnale PCC 7417:
- a CDS encoding type II toxin-antitoxin system RelE family toxin: MEKAKKDYQMFLEIVASELDSTEEKDKILAAIKQHLEQQEQEGLKNSFNELQHLVDESYDFSIESNNQQLKTNQIVLLDKAQIALDALPTKYQKKVTHAISCLEKFPDCSPLQFANLSSNPNYFIAPIGIYRVIFEFQPGEVTIVDIVNHDRLEMFYGSLEKAKT, encoded by the coding sequence ATGGAAAAGGCAAAAAAAGACTATCAGATGTTCCTAGAAATTGTTGCTTCTGAGTTAGATAGCACAGAAGAGAAGGATAAGATACTAGCAGCTATTAAGCAACATCTTGAACAACAAGAACAAGAAGGGCTAAAAAATTCTTTCAATGAGCTTCAGCACTTAGTTGATGAGTCTTATGACTTCTCTATTGAATCTAATAACCAGCAGTTAAAAACAAACCAGATAGTTTTACTTGATAAAGCACAAATAGCACTTGATGCTTTACCAACTAAATATCAAAAAAAGGTTACTCATGCTATTAGTTGCCTAGAAAAATTTCCTGATTGTTCACCACTCCAATTTGCTAATTTGAGTTCAAACCCAAATTATTTCATTGCGCCGATAGGCATATATAGAGTGATTTTTGAGTTTCAACCTGGAGAAGTAACTATTGTCGATATAGTTAATCACGACCGTCTTGAGATGTTTTATGGCTCATTAGAAAAGGCTAAAACATGA
- a CDS encoding Shedu immune nuclease family protein gives MKGLDSFTIDLKKCRFELDEFEKLLLNNSELQESKDILPLFKERLHLSAFIGSYVPDIVRFNQIKHEFSFFGDFRADLVVGDSVNNTYCFIEFEDATKDSIFVNKGRSTSDWSPRFEHGFSQIIDWFWKIDDFKNTTSSRSIFESENIEFYGILIIGRDAFISPLDKARLKWRLNKVLVDSRKVICITFDQLARDIRDRLSLYPLIYEAESEAERTISTDESDRTLP, from the coding sequence ATGAAAGGTCTAGATTCTTTTACCATAGACCTTAAAAAGTGTCGATTTGAACTTGATGAATTTGAGAAGTTACTTCTCAATAATAGTGAACTACAAGAAAGTAAAGATATACTGCCCTTGTTTAAGGAGAGACTACATTTATCGGCATTTATTGGGTCTTACGTTCCTGATATCGTTAGATTCAACCAAATCAAACATGAATTTTCTTTTTTTGGTGACTTTCGTGCTGATTTAGTTGTTGGTGATTCAGTAAACAATACTTACTGTTTTATTGAATTTGAAGATGCTACTAAAGACAGTATATTTGTAAATAAAGGAAGAAGTACATCAGATTGGTCGCCTAGATTTGAACATGGGTTCAGTCAAATCATTGATTGGTTTTGGAAGATTGATGACTTTAAGAATACGACTTCATCCCGCTCTATTTTTGAAAGTGAAAATATAGAATTTTACGGCATTCTTATTATAGGTAGAGATGCTTTTATCTCTCCTCTTGATAAAGCTAGATTGAAATGGCGTTTAAATAAAGTTTTAGTAGACTCACGCAAAGTAATTTGCATAACATTTGACCAATTAGCTAGAGATATTAGAGATAGACTTTCACTGTATCCACTGATTTATGAAGCAGAATCAGAGGCTGAACGAACTATTTCCACAGATGAAAGCGATCGCACATTGCCTTAG
- the sixA gene encoding phosphohistidine phosphatase SixA: MELYLFRHGIAEEKETGIKDEERKLTKEGRQKTEKVAQRLVTLDLHFDLIITSPLVRAQQTAEILITAGLSSQIEESSHLKPEGNINNWLLDWLEPRKYPEKTQLALVGHEPNLSNWAEILLWGEAKERLVLKKAGMIGIKLPEKGSPLGRSQMFWLTPPKYLL; encoded by the coding sequence ATGGAACTGTATTTATTCCGTCACGGCATCGCCGAAGAGAAAGAAACCGGTATCAAAGATGAAGAACGCAAACTCACCAAAGAAGGACGGCAAAAAACCGAGAAAGTAGCCCAGCGACTCGTCACCCTAGATTTACACTTTGATTTAATTATTACTAGCCCCTTAGTCCGGGCCCAGCAAACAGCAGAAATACTCATCACCGCTGGACTCAGTTCTCAGATAGAAGAATCTAGCCACCTGAAGCCTGAAGGTAATATTAACAATTGGCTGCTAGACTGGTTAGAACCTAGAAAATATCCCGAAAAAACCCAACTAGCGCTGGTGGGACATGAGCCTAATTTGAGCAATTGGGCAGAAATTCTCCTTTGGGGAGAAGCGAAAGAGCGTCTAGTCCTGAAAAAAGCAGGTATGATTGGGATAAAACTACCAGAAAAAGGTTCTCCTCTGGGTCGTAGTCAGATGTTTTGGTTGACACCACCCAAGTACCTGCTATAA
- a CDS encoding citrate synthase, which produces MTVCEFRPGLEGIPAAQSSISYVDGQKGILEYRGIRIEELAEKSSFLETAFLLIWGELPTKEELEAFEHEVRFHRRIKYRIRDMMKCFPESGHPMDALQASAAALGLFYSLRDLHNPAYIRDSVVRLIATIPTMVAAFQLMRKGNDPVRPRDDLDYSANFLYMLNEQEPDPLAARIFDICLILHVEHTMNASTFSARVTASTLTDPYAVVASAVGTLGGPLHGGANEEVIQMLEEIGSIENVRPYIEDRLQRKAKIMGFGHRVYKVKDPRATILQTLAEQLFEKFGYDKYYEIALEMERVVEEKLGSKGIYPNVDFYSGLVYRKMGIPTDLFTPIFAIARVAGWLAHWKEQLAENRIFRPTQIYDGRHEAPYIPIEQR; this is translated from the coding sequence ATGACGGTGTGCGAATTCAGGCCTGGGTTAGAAGGCATTCCCGCAGCCCAATCGAGTATCAGCTACGTTGATGGGCAAAAGGGAATACTAGAATATCGTGGCATCCGGATTGAGGAATTAGCAGAGAAAAGTTCATTTCTAGAAACTGCTTTTCTTTTAATCTGGGGTGAACTGCCAACCAAGGAAGAACTAGAAGCGTTTGAGCATGAAGTTCGCTTCCACAGGCGGATAAAATATCGCATTCGGGACATGATGAAATGCTTTCCAGAAAGCGGTCACCCGATGGATGCTCTGCAAGCCTCTGCTGCTGCGTTAGGTTTGTTTTATTCGCTCCGGGATTTACATAATCCTGCCTACATTCGCGATTCGGTAGTCCGCTTGATAGCAACCATTCCGACAATGGTGGCGGCATTCCAATTGATGCGAAAAGGTAATGACCCCGTACGGCCGCGCGATGACTTAGATTATTCCGCCAACTTTCTGTACATGCTCAATGAGCAAGAACCAGATCCTTTGGCGGCAAGAATTTTCGACATCTGCTTGATTTTGCATGTCGAACATACAATGAATGCTTCTACCTTCAGCGCCAGGGTGACGGCTTCTACCTTAACTGACCCCTACGCTGTAGTTGCTAGTGCGGTGGGCACTTTGGGGGGGCCCTTGCACGGTGGCGCCAATGAAGAAGTGATTCAGATGTTGGAAGAAATTGGCTCGATTGAAAATGTGCGCCCATACATAGAGGATCGTCTGCAACGCAAAGCTAAAATTATGGGCTTTGGACATCGTGTCTACAAAGTGAAAGATCCACGGGCCACTATCTTGCAAACCTTAGCCGAACAGTTGTTTGAGAAGTTTGGGTACGACAAGTACTACGAAATTGCCCTAGAGATGGAACGGGTAGTAGAGGAAAAACTCGGCAGCAAAGGGATTTATCCCAACGTTGACTTTTATTCTGGTTTGGTGTACCGGAAAATGGGGATTCCGACAGACTTGTTTACACCAATATTTGCGATCGCGCGTGTTGCTGGTTGGCTGGCACACTGGAAAGAACAACTCGCAGAAAACCGGATCTTCCGTCCTACCCAAATTTACGACGGTCGCCACGAAGCTCCTTATATCCCCATTGAACAACGTTAA
- the nuoH gene encoding NADH-quinone oxidoreductase subunit NuoH — protein MNSGIDLQGTFIQSLRDLGIPPGAAKAIWMPLPMILMLIAATVGVLVSTWLERKISAAAQQRIGPEYMGPFGLLVPVADGLKLVFKEDVVPANSDAFLFTLGPIIVVIPVFLSFLIVPFGQNIVISNVGMGVFLWIALSSIQPIGLLMAGYASNNKYSLLGGLRAAAQSISYEIPLALSVLAIVMMSNSLSTVDIVNQQSGYGILGWNIWRQPVGFLIFWISVLAECERLPFDLPEAEEELVAGYQTEYTGMKFGLFYLGSYVNLILSSLLVAVLYLGGWDFPLPINLIANLLGVSEANPVLQIVAASLGITMTILKAYFLVFIAILLRWTVPRVRIDQLLDLGWKFLLPLGLVNLLLTAALKLAFPVAFGG, from the coding sequence ATGAATTCAGGAATTGACCTCCAAGGAACTTTTATTCAATCCCTCAGGGATTTAGGAATACCACCAGGGGCAGCCAAAGCGATTTGGATGCCATTACCAATGATCCTGATGCTGATTGCAGCAACAGTCGGGGTACTAGTCTCCACTTGGCTGGAGCGGAAAATCTCCGCCGCCGCACAGCAGCGGATTGGTCCAGAATACATGGGTCCTTTTGGGTTGCTGGTGCCTGTAGCAGATGGTCTGAAGCTGGTATTTAAAGAAGATGTAGTGCCAGCCAATTCAGATGCCTTTCTGTTTACTCTCGGCCCAATTATTGTTGTAATTCCGGTATTTCTGTCATTTCTGATAGTTCCCTTTGGACAGAATATCGTTATTAGCAATGTGGGAATGGGGGTCTTTTTGTGGATTGCTTTGTCCAGCATTCAGCCGATTGGCTTGCTGATGGCTGGCTATGCATCCAATAACAAATACTCCCTCTTAGGGGGCTTACGGGCAGCAGCGCAGTCCATTAGTTACGAAATTCCCTTGGCGCTGAGTGTGTTAGCGATCGTCATGATGTCTAACAGCCTCAGCACCGTTGATATTGTCAATCAGCAATCTGGCTACGGCATCCTGGGCTGGAACATTTGGCGGCAACCAGTCGGATTCCTCATTTTTTGGATCTCCGTCCTTGCAGAATGCGAACGCTTGCCCTTTGACCTACCAGAAGCAGAAGAAGAACTAGTAGCAGGTTATCAAACTGAATACACGGGGATGAAATTCGGTTTGTTCTACCTAGGTTCCTACGTTAACTTAATACTTTCTTCCCTGCTAGTAGCAGTTTTGTACCTAGGCGGTTGGGATTTTCCCCTACCCATCAACCTGATAGCTAACTTGCTGGGAGTAAGTGAAGCCAACCCTGTGTTGCAGATAGTGGCTGCTTCATTGGGTATCACCATGACCATACTCAAAGCCTACTTCTTAGTGTTTATTGCCATCCTGTTGCGCTGGACAGTGCCACGGGTGCGGATTGACCAATTGCTAGATTTAGGATGGAAGTTCTTGTTGCCACTGGGTTTGGTTAATCTCCTATTAACCGCTGCCCTGAAACTAGCTTTTCCCGTCGCCTTTGGCGGCTAA
- the ndhI gene encoding NAD(P)H-quinone oxidoreductase subunit I: MLKFLKQVGDYAKEAVQAGRYIGQGLSVTFDHMRRRPVTVQYPYEKLIPGERFRGRIHFEFDKCIACEVCVRVCPINLPVVDWEFDKASKKKKLNHYSIDFGVCIFCGNCVEYCPTNCLSMTEEYELATYDRHELNYDNVALGRLPYKVTDDPMVTPLRELVYLPKGVFDPHDLPANAPRGGSRPEDLVETEK, encoded by the coding sequence ATGCTAAAGTTCCTGAAACAAGTTGGTGATTACGCCAAAGAAGCAGTGCAAGCCGGGCGTTATATTGGTCAGGGGCTGTCTGTCACCTTCGACCACATGCGGCGGCGTCCAGTTACCGTACAGTACCCTTACGAAAAACTGATTCCTGGCGAACGGTTTCGCGGTAGGATTCACTTTGAATTTGATAAATGCATCGCCTGCGAAGTCTGTGTTCGCGTTTGTCCGATCAACCTACCTGTAGTTGATTGGGAATTCGACAAAGCCAGCAAGAAGAAAAAACTCAACCACTACAGCATCGACTTTGGAGTTTGTATCTTCTGCGGTAATTGCGTGGAATATTGCCCGACTAACTGTTTATCGATGACAGAAGAATACGAGCTTGCCACTTACGATCGCCACGAACTGAACTATGACAACGTAGCCCTGGGTCGCTTGCCTTATAAAGTAACAGATGACCCAATGGTAACGCCACTACGCGAACTGGTTTACCTACCCAAGGGCGTCTTCGACCCCCATGATTTGCCTGCCAATGCTCCTCGTGGTGGTTCACGCCCAGAAGACCTAGTAGAAACAGAAAAATAA
- a CDS encoding NADH-quinone oxidoreductase subunit J codes for MNLAEGVQFVSFSVLGVMMIGAALGVVLFSNIVYSAFLLGGVFISMAGIYLLLNGDFVATAQVLIYVGAINVLILFAIMLVNKRQPFATLPTAWVRTVITAVVSLGLFALLSTMVLATPWANTTLPATRESSIVLIGEHFFTDFLLPFELASILLLIAMVGAIILARREYLPSDIPRTVLTLPERPRELVSVNGETKE; via the coding sequence GTGAATTTAGCGGAAGGAGTTCAGTTTGTTTCATTTAGCGTACTAGGTGTGATGATGATTGGGGCAGCCCTTGGTGTGGTGCTGTTCTCCAACATCGTCTATTCCGCCTTTTTGCTGGGGGGAGTATTCATCAGCATGGCGGGCATCTACCTGTTGCTAAATGGTGATTTTGTGGCAACAGCACAAGTGCTGATTTATGTTGGAGCAATTAACGTACTGATTTTATTTGCCATTATGTTGGTCAACAAGCGGCAGCCTTTTGCCACCTTGCCCACAGCTTGGGTGCGGACAGTAATCACAGCTGTAGTGAGCCTAGGATTGTTTGCCCTGTTGAGTACAATGGTGCTGGCGACTCCTTGGGCTAACACCACTCTGCCTGCAACTCGCGAAAGTTCGATAGTTTTGATTGGTGAGCATTTCTTCACTGATTTCTTACTACCGTTTGAACTGGCTTCCATTTTGTTGCTGATAGCGATGGTGGGAGCGATTATTTTGGCCCGTCGCGAGTATTTGCCATCTGATATACCGCGAACTGTTTTGACTTTGCCAGAACGTCCCAGAGAACTAGTCTCAGTAAATGGCGAAACAAAAGAGTAA
- the nuoK gene encoding NADH-quinone oxidoreductase subunit NuoK — protein MQLQYFLILAAALFCIGIYGLITSRNAVRVLMSIELLLNAVNLNLMAFSNFLDPILIKGQVFTVFVITVAAAEAAVGLAIVLAIYRNRDTVDMEQFNLLKW, from the coding sequence ATGCAACTCCAGTACTTTTTAATACTAGCAGCAGCTTTGTTCTGCATCGGCATCTATGGGTTAATTACCAGCCGCAACGCTGTGCGGGTGCTGATGTCAATTGAGTTGCTGCTGAATGCTGTTAATTTGAATTTAATGGCATTTTCCAACTTTCTCGACCCAATATTAATTAAGGGTCAGGTGTTCACAGTTTTTGTGATCACCGTGGCTGCTGCTGAGGCGGCGGTGGGTTTAGCGATCGTGCTTGCCATTTATCGCAACCGTGATACCGTCGATATGGAGCAATTTAATCTCCTGAAGTGGTAA
- a CDS encoding NAD(+) kinase, with translation MQLKQVIIAYKARDSQSKRWAELCAKQLENRQCQVLMGPSGPKDNPYPVFLASASQPIDLALVLGGDGTVLTGARQLAPAGIPILGVNVGGHLGFLTESVDEFEDTEKVWDRLLEDRYAIQRRMMLQAAVFEGHGSNLEPVTERYLALNEFCVKPASADRMITSILEMEIDGEVIDQYVGDGLIISTPTGSTGYTVSANGPIMHDGMEAITITPICPMSLSSRPLVLPPGSVVSIWPLGDYDLSTKLWMDGVLSTSIWPGHRVDVRMADCRAKFIILRENNSYYQTLREKLLWAGTRVRYSNNHRN, from the coding sequence GTGCAACTCAAGCAGGTAATCATTGCTTATAAAGCGCGAGATTCCCAAAGCAAACGCTGGGCGGAACTCTGTGCTAAACAACTAGAAAATCGTCAGTGCCAGGTGTTAATGGGGCCTAGCGGTCCCAAAGATAACCCTTATCCGGTGTTTTTGGCGTCAGCAAGTCAACCAATTGATCTAGCTTTGGTACTCGGTGGTGATGGCACTGTTTTAACGGGTGCCAGACAGCTAGCCCCTGCTGGCATCCCCATTCTGGGAGTGAATGTGGGAGGCCATCTGGGGTTTTTAACTGAGTCGGTGGATGAGTTTGAGGATACAGAGAAAGTTTGGGATCGGCTGTTGGAAGATCGCTATGCTATCCAGCGGCGGATGATGTTGCAGGCAGCGGTGTTTGAGGGTCATGGGTCTAATTTAGAACCAGTAACTGAACGCTATCTCGCTTTGAACGAATTTTGTGTCAAACCCGCCTCTGCTGACCGGATGATTACCTCAATTCTGGAAATGGAAATCGACGGTGAGGTAATCGATCAATATGTGGGGGATGGGTTGATTATTTCCACTCCCACAGGTTCCACGGGTTACACCGTGTCTGCCAATGGCCCAATTATGCACGATGGTATGGAGGCGATTACCATCACGCCCATTTGTCCGATGAGTCTTTCTAGTCGTCCCCTCGTCTTACCCCCTGGTTCCGTGGTCAGTATTTGGCCTTTGGGGGATTACGATTTAAGTACCAAATTATGGATGGATGGGGTGTTATCTACTTCAATTTGGCCTGGACACCGCGTTGATGTGCGGATGGCAGATTGTCGGGCCAAGTTTATTATTTTGCGAGAGAACAATTCATACTATCAGACGCTACGGGAGAAGTTGCTCTGGGCTGGTACCAGGGTTCGCTACAGCAACAATCACCGAAATTGA
- a CDS encoding GNAT family N-acetyltransferase codes for METSYHDINYALIPPDFPVLQTEKYILRLASTEAELESIFRLRFEVFNRELGLGFSSSHLTQMHQDKFDEVCHHLILITKHTGKTIGTYRMQTYTMAAQCLGFDAADIFNLQEIPDSVLQASVEVGCACIAKEYRNSQTLLLLWEGLANYLIWSRNQYFIGCASLLTQSPWEAACAYNYFQQHDLMHPSILVYPNSECALELPQQCGDSYKLEIPKILQAYLSIGAKICSFPAIDRQFKTIDFLIISNLTNLARWHYPNLALADVRLNPGTT; via the coding sequence ATGGAAACTTCTTATCACGATATCAATTACGCACTGATTCCTCCTGATTTTCCCGTTTTGCAAACTGAAAAATATATCCTACGGCTAGCCTCAACTGAAGCAGAATTAGAATCGATTTTTCGCTTGCGGTTTGAAGTTTTTAATCGGGAGCTAGGTTTAGGATTTTCTAGTTCTCATCTTACCCAAATGCATCAAGACAAGTTTGATGAGGTTTGCCATCATTTGATACTCATTACCAAACATACTGGCAAAACTATTGGCACTTATCGGATGCAAACTTATACAATGGCTGCTCAATGTTTAGGCTTTGATGCTGCCGATATATTTAATCTTCAGGAAATTCCCGATTCTGTGCTTCAGGCATCTGTGGAAGTTGGATGTGCATGTATAGCTAAAGAATACCGCAACAGTCAGACGCTTTTACTACTCTGGGAAGGGCTAGCAAATTATCTCATCTGGAGTAGAAACCAATATTTTATTGGCTGTGCATCATTACTCACACAATCTCCTTGGGAAGCTGCTTGTGCTTATAATTATTTTCAGCAGCATGACTTGATGCATCCGAGTATTTTGGTATATCCTAATTCAGAATGTGCTCTAGAACTTCCCCAACAGTGTGGAGATTCTTATAAACTGGAAATTCCTAAGATTTTGCAGGCATATTTGAGTATTGGAGCCAAAATATGCAGTTTTCCAGCCATTGATCGGCAGTTTAAAACTATTGACTTTCTAATTATATCTAATCTCACAAACCTTGCTAGATGGCATTACCCAAATCTTGCTTTAGCAGATGTCAGGCTAAACCCTGGAACTACATAA
- a CDS encoding glycosyltransferase family 39 protein yields the protein MRHLKLIPSWLRFLIIVLLIVGIFFRFFNLGGKVYWHDETYTSLRISGYTAREVKQQLFNGQVISRESFARFQRPNLEKGLSDTIKSLAIEDPQHPPLYYIIARLWVEIFGYSVTTIRSLSVFISLLVFPCVYWLCRELFNVPLSVPFLAIALMAISPIHLIYAQEAGEYMLWLVTILLCSAALLRAMGLESKDKNARIFNWVIYAVTLALSLYTFLLSGFVSVAHGIYVIIIARFRLTQTVRNYLLASLAGFIAFTPWMLVVIDKFRQFEQLIDGETMQLPPVNLIQSWLMQLSRIFFDLNFGFENPFSYLITPIFLILVGYAIYFLCRTTNTRVWLFIVTLIVVPAFPLMLPDLFLGGTRSLSARYLIPSYLGMQLAVAYLLATQLYNGSSSRRIIWQMILALIIICGLVSYRVSCQADTWWNKAISYNHPQVAKIVNRAARPIVVSNAFGTNYGNIFSLSYLVEPNVRFQLMKGQNIPKIPDFFTTDVFLFNPANAWRNQIKAKYRSKSHIIYGNDHYLVWKLIKPRVLRRTTRSPTSLRSRGSEATIN from the coding sequence ATGCGGCATCTCAAACTCATTCCGAGTTGGTTGCGGTTTTTAATCATTGTCTTGTTGATAGTAGGTATATTTTTTCGCTTTTTTAACCTTGGCGGCAAAGTTTACTGGCACGACGAGACTTATACATCTTTGCGGATTTCTGGTTACACAGCGAGGGAAGTAAAACAGCAATTATTTAATGGGCAGGTAATTTCTAGAGAAAGTTTTGCTAGGTTCCAACGTCCTAATTTAGAAAAAGGTTTAAGTGATACGATTAAGTCTTTAGCAATTGAAGATCCCCAGCATCCACCACTTTATTACATAATTGCTCGACTTTGGGTGGAAATTTTCGGTTACTCAGTGACAACTATCAGAAGTTTATCTGTTTTTATTAGTTTGCTAGTTTTCCCATGCGTTTATTGGCTATGTCGAGAATTATTTAATGTGCCGTTATCGGTGCCATTTTTAGCGATCGCACTTATGGCTATCTCCCCCATTCACCTCATCTATGCCCAGGAAGCGGGAGAATATATGCTTTGGCTAGTAACTATATTACTATGCAGTGCAGCACTTCTGCGAGCTATGGGGCTAGAGTCAAAAGATAAAAATGCACGCATTTTTAACTGGGTGATTTATGCAGTAACTTTGGCACTGAGCCTCTATACATTTTTGTTAAGTGGATTTGTGTCAGTTGCTCATGGAATTTATGTGATTATTATTGCCAGATTTCGCTTGACTCAAACAGTTAGAAATTATCTTCTAGCATCCTTGGCTGGGTTTATTGCCTTCACACCTTGGATGCTGGTGGTGATAGATAAATTTAGGCAGTTTGAACAGTTAATAGATGGGGAAACAATGCAGTTACCCCCGGTAAATTTAATTCAATCTTGGCTGATGCAGTTAAGCCGAATTTTCTTTGATTTAAACTTTGGCTTTGAAAATCCTTTTAGCTATTTAATTACACCAATTTTTTTAATTTTGGTTGGATATGCAATTTATTTTCTTTGTCGGACAACTAACACCAGAGTTTGGTTATTTATCGTTACATTGATTGTAGTACCAGCGTTTCCGCTCATGTTACCAGATTTGTTTTTGGGGGGGACACGTTCACTTTCTGCACGCTATTTAATTCCCTCTTATTTAGGGATGCAATTAGCTGTGGCTTACCTACTAGCTACCCAACTATATAATGGGAGTTCATCGCGCCGGATAATTTGGCAAATGATTCTGGCACTAATAATTATCTGTGGACTGGTGTCTTATCGGGTAAGTTGTCAGGCAGATACATGGTGGAATAAAGCGATTAGTTATAACCATCCACAAGTTGCCAAAATAGTCAATCGGGCTGCTCGCCCAATTGTAGTTAGTAATGCTTTTGGCACTAACTATGGGAATATATTTTCTCTGAGCTATCTTGTGGAGCCAAATGTGCGATTTCAGTTAATGAAAGGTCAAAATATTCCTAAAATTCCTGATTTTTTTACAACAGATGTATTTTTATTTAATCCTGCCAATGCCTGGCGGAATCAAATAAAAGCAAAATATCGGTCTAAATCCCACATTATTTATGGGAACGATCATTACCTAGTCTGGAAACTAATAAAGCCTCGTGTCTTACGTCGAACAACTAGATCCCCGACTTCTCTAAGAAGTCGGGGATCTGAAGCTACCATTAATTGA
- a CDS encoding DM13 domain-containing protein, whose product MKFQYLTILGIATVLTIGCTKEVTSNTIDNKIPTATIVSSPVAVAKSGNFKAGEHPTQGTVSVVTEQGKRYLEFDQRFKTNQGPDVFVILYRSDTPPIYGIKKNDYVSIARLQKTSGSQRYALPDNVKLADFRSVAVWCRKFNATFGYAPLPG is encoded by the coding sequence ATGAAGTTTCAGTATTTAACTATTCTGGGTATTGCTACCGTTTTAACCATCGGCTGTACAAAAGAAGTAACCTCAAATACCATAGATAACAAGATTCCAACCGCAACAATTGTCAGCAGTCCAGTAGCAGTAGCAAAGTCTGGAAACTTTAAGGCTGGGGAACACCCCACTCAGGGAACAGTCAGCGTCGTTACTGAACAGGGGAAACGCTACCTAGAGTTTGATCAGCGTTTCAAGACTAATCAAGGCCCCGATGTATTTGTGATTTTATATCGTTCTGATACGCCGCCAATATATGGTATTAAAAAGAACGATTATGTGAGTATTGCCCGTTTACAAAAGACAAGCGGTTCTCAACGTTATGCACTACCTGATAATGTTAAGTTGGCAGATTTTCGCTCTGTGGCGGTATGGTGTCGAAAATTCAATGCTACTTTTGGCTATGCTCCTTTACCAGGATAA